Proteins co-encoded in one Deltaproteobacteria bacterium genomic window:
- a CDS encoding flavin reductase codes for MFVLGLQGSPRIKGNTGILLSAFLAGAEGLGACTKRLDVARKHIIPCQECGACEKMGFCPIDDDMQQIYFLLRSADLVIMATPIFFYGATAQMKALIDRSQALWARKYIHRLSDPGRNYRSGFLLSLGATKGKNLFDGVSLTARYFFDAVGAHFEGSLTYRQVEGPGEIRQHPTALTDAKEKARALVAPFLKRKKILFVCIGNTCRSQMASAFTQYYAGDRIEAESAGSYPAQEINPLMVEVMEEKGIDMAFRRPKSIEEAIRCGKPDLIISMGCGEACPLLPGIPDQEWPVSDPIGRPIETMRRIRDEIEGRVRRLVTV; via the coding sequence ATGTTCGTATTAGGTTTACAAGGGAGTCCGCGTATCAAGGGGAATACCGGCATTCTCCTTTCAGCATTTCTTGCCGGGGCTGAAGGTCTTGGTGCCTGCACAAAGCGACTGGATGTGGCACGCAAGCATATCATTCCCTGTCAGGAATGCGGTGCATGCGAAAAAATGGGCTTTTGCCCCATTGATGATGACATGCAGCAGATCTACTTTCTGCTTCGCAGTGCAGATCTTGTTATCATGGCCACCCCCATATTTTTTTATGGGGCTACGGCCCAGATGAAGGCCCTTATTGATCGATCCCAGGCCCTATGGGCAAGAAAATATATACACAGGCTGAGCGATCCCGGCAGAAACTATCGGAGTGGTTTTTTGTTATCCTTGGGGGCCACAAAGGGAAAGAATCTCTTTGACGGCGTGAGTCTCACTGCCAGGTATTTTTTTGATGCAGTAGGGGCGCATTTTGAAGGCAGCCTCACTTACAGACAGGTTGAAGGGCCGGGAGAGATAAGGCAACACCCCACGGCCCTCACAGATGCAAAGGAAAAGGCAAGGGCGCTTGTGGCACCTTTTCTCAAGAGAAAGAAAATCCTCTTTGTCTGCATAGGAAATACCTGCCGCAGTCAGATGGCAAGCGCATTTACACAGTATTATGCCGGAGACAGGATTGAAGCTGAAAGTGCGGGGAGCTATCCGGCACAGGAGATCAATCCGCTTATGGTAGAGGTCATGGAAGAAAAAGGGATTGATATGGCCTTTCGCAGGCCGAAATCCATCGAAGAGGCAATCCGCTGCGGAAAACCTGACCTGATCATATCCATGGGTTGCGGAGAGGCGTGTCCCCTTTTACCAGGGATACCTGATCAGGAGTGGCCTGTGTCTGACCCTATCGGCAGGCCGATTGAGACCATGCGCCGGATAAGGGATGAGATAGAAGGAAGGGTTAGAAGGCTTGTAACCGTTTAG